The sequence gcactatccatcttagtttactcattttctgtaaacctaggttactagtttagtatttaaacaacttggtgagacttattttgtatctcatgacattttagatctgaactttgtaatctctgacggcatgagtctctaaactccattgttgggggtgaggagctctgctgtgtttcgatgaagtaatgcaattatttctgttttccattcaaacatgcgtgttcctatctaagatattcattcgcgcttaattatagagaaggtgatgatccgtgacactcattaccttcctcaatccatgaatgtgtgtctgacaaccacctccgttctacatcagattgaatgagtatctcttagattccttaatcagaatctttgtggtataagctagattgatggcggcattcatgagaatccggaaagtctaaaccttgcctgtggtattccgagtaggattctgggattggatggctgtgacgagcttcaaactcacgagtgttgggcgtagtgacagacgcaaaaggatcaatggatcctatttcagcatgagtgggaaccgacagatgattagccgtgtagtgacagcgcacgtggaccatttttactgaaaggatggatggtagccattgacaacggtgatccaccaacacacagcttgccatggaaggaactttgcacttttgcatgcatgagggaagaggaatacgagagaaaagctgaaattcagaagacaaagcatctccaaaaccccaacatattctccattactgcataacaagtaacctttaattcatgctctcttgttcatttgtaagtcaattgataaccacaaattaatatcctaactaagagttgcaagataaccatagcttgcttcaaaccaacaatctccatgggatcgacccttactcacgtaaggtattacttggacgacccagtgcacttgctggtcagtggtacgagttatgaaaagtgtgattcacaattcgtgcaccatgcaTAAAACTACTTGTGTTgaaacacctcaacaaaatggagttgTAGAACAAAAATATCAATACTTGAAGTGACAAGAGCGCTAACGTTTCATTCTATAACACCAAAGAAGTTTTGGAACTATGCTACTGCACATGCAGTGCACATTATAAATAGATTACCAAGTACTTTGTGACAAAATGCATCaccaaatcaaattttgaaaaacaaattaCCATCAATTAAATATTTGAAAGTTTTTGGGTGTCTTGCATATGCATTTACTTTGATAGCTCATAGAACTAAATTATATAAAAGAGCAAAGAAGTGTGTACATCTTGGACACAAAATTGGTGTAAAAGGATACCTCATGTATGATCTTTCAACCAGAGAAATCTTCATTTTTAGAAATATAATCTTTTATGAGAATATTTTTCCATTTCACATCCAGCACCCACACTAATGCATTCACATTCATTTGCACAGATTGACCATGTTCGGTTGTTCAGGTGAATGGTGGTTCGATTGAAGTTGAGGTTGGAGCAACTGAGTGTGATAGAGGATCTGGACCTGGGCGCGAGCTACGAGAAAGAGATGATCGTCCAAGTGGTTGATGGGTCAGCGGGtggggccacctgcaaggacgCTCTGACGCTCAAATTAGTGTCTGTATGAAAAGGCGGCTAAATAGGGTAAAAAAGTGGCGTACCTCTGGGAAGGGGGTAGGTCCCTTCCCTCTTATACTCCGTACTCGGGTGGGCCCATTATCTTGGTCCCACCCGTCTAGAAGCTTCTGCAAGTTGTCCCGGTTCTTAGCAGGTCATGAGGTGGCACGCGCGTCACCCTTGGGCGCGGGTCGAATGCTCGTCTGGTCGAGGATCCATAGGTGGATCCGTGGTCCCTGCTGGACTGGACTGGAACAGACCTTTTTGACATATTAACACACAATGCATTACTTGATGTTTCATCAGAAATATCCAATCCACCCAAGCATTACCTCACTTATCTCATCACTCCTCACCATACATTGCACCTCATGAAACTCCAAATCAATTTGAAATCCGTAGTGAAATAACTGTTGACACTATTGGAGGATCACAAACAGATACCTTAAGTTTGAATCTATTTTTTAGTGCTCATCAGTCATCATGAACAGCAGCATACTCTTAGAAGGTCAGAAAGGAAAAGAAGGCCCCTTTCATACCTAAGAGACTTCCATTGTATGCTTGCATCCTCTAATGGCTCATCTAACTCCAACTCATCACCAAAGAGCAAATATCTTCTCTTTTTCAGGTATTGTCATATAATTTCCTCTCTTTAAAACACAAATCAGTTACATTAGCTACATCCATGTATTTAGAACCTAAGACCTATGATGAAGCTGTTCTAGATTCGAACTGAAAAGAAGCAATTAACATTGAACTTTCTATTTTGGAAAAGAATAAAACTTAGATTCTTACCAAACTACTTGTGAAAAAGAAGATAGTAGGATGTAAATGGGTATTTAAACTGAAGCCCAATCCTAATAGTTCTATAAAAAAGTATAAGGCACGATTTGTTATCTAAAATTTTTCAAACACAGGGTGTTAAACTACAAAAACACATTCAATCTAGTTGTTAAAATGAATACCTTTCTAATAGTGATGGCCATAGCAGCAGTCaagaattgaaatttaaattaattaaatataaatacagTCTTTTTATATGGAGATTTGGATGAAGTTGTTTATTTTTTTGATAAGTGGATGAAGTTGTTTATAGAACACTCCCTCTATATAAATCTTGACCATCTATCACAATTCATATAAGGGAGATTCTATGATGCTGATGATGGTTATAAGCATCACATGCTTACATGTGTTGTCATGTCAAGATACTGACGCGTGGAGTTAAGGATAAATGTGCGTATGAGACTACGAAATCTGTGGAGTGATTCCATTGTTTTCATTTTGATTGATTTGTACATGTGGTGGGTTGTTTGATgttggttaaaagtaaatgaaaaaataaaaaaggtcccaaaaaaataaaataaaaaaagttctTAAAAAATCTCAAGTGGCTAGCTGAAAAATACAAACTAATGAGAACCACTGCACTTCAAACTACTGCTTCCTctcatttttaattaatttttctttctcttttttttcaaaaaaataaaatatataaatacactaaaaaaaTACTTCAAAAATTACACTATAAACCACTATCTACTCAAAAATATCAACAaacaaatataatttattttttaaaatttagataatttatttataaaaaatattcatgaaaataaataaaaaaaattctatttctaCCATACTTTAAAAAATACTCTTTCTATTCTGGAAAATCAATGATTTCATCTAAAACAAAAACTGATTGTCATCCCACATTTCATGATATGCCtattaaattaaactaaaccgAACTCTCTTACTAACTTTTATATTTTCATCATAATCATGAATcaatataacaataataattcCCTTCATGCCACATTCATTGGtaatgttaaataaaataaaaacccaATAAATTATCCTTTATGGCCCTTATATACATTTCAAAATACATGTTTCTAGCCCATAAATCAATGGCCCATTAGCCTAACACCTAATTATAAAACTAATTACTGTATAATTATTCTTAATCGCAGAACGAATGCTTTTCCTATTCCGCTCTGTCTCACAACCATTTCCATCCCCTACGTGTCGTTCTTTAGTATTGTCACACGAAGTCAGCATATTATGCTGAAAACATGTATAAACACGGTAGAATTTTCCTTCATATaaatctaaatcaaaataaaaatataactatATCTATTTTAGGAGAATTGGGTGAAATAACTAAAAAAACTAATAACTTTTGAATGTATAAATTCTATTTAATTGGAACGATTGACATTTAACTGACGTTAACCAAATAAACTAAAGTTAGCCTTaacctttttttaatttttaatttttatctgtTATCGTTGAATCTTGAAACAATTTCAAAGCAAAGTAAATATTGTGTGACTCCCCAAAGGTAATGGGAAAACAAAAATATACGACCCCGCTCTTTCTCCTCGCTTTCCTCGGCTTGTATGTGCGTTTGTATTGTTTCCTACTTTCCTTAATTACATTCCTCAGCAAAACTTTATGACTTGTATGGGTGCGTAAATTGAGTAGGACAAGTAGCATTTCTTCCGTAACGGCCATAAATTGTGTAAATACAACAAACAAGGAAACATCGTTGGTTCCATTCAAGCATTATAATCGTGGATCTGACATCAGCTGCCAAAAATGCGAAACCTGCGTGCAATTCCAATCTCAACGCCATTTTATGATCAGTaacatcatcttttttttttattcttaggaTCCGACGGATGAAAAATTAATCCCGCATGAATTTAAATTACATTTAAGAATTTTTTATTGGCTAATTAATTAACCAATGAATtattgtatatataaaaaaaaattaaattttttatatttatttaaataaattagtaAATGAACTACTTGACCAACTCAATTTAATTAGTTActtcttcttctaaaacttcttacAAATAAAGGTAAAGTATTAAACTATATAtatttgttaaaaatttatttatcaatttcaaattatatattaCAAATTTTTAAGAATATTTAATATCAAATGTAATGCTTAATTTCTCGTGGATCGTTAATGATCTAATTGAAATTTATGTTAAAATATATTTAGTTGCAGAGATATACCAAAATTCTAAAGTAATAAATTAGGAAAAAAATGTTCTTATTTAAGTTAGAGATATACTAAAATTCTaaagtaaaaaattaaagaaaataattatGTGGCCAGTTATCTCCTCTTATAGTGTCACATTGAAATTttgatatatttaaattttttaataatagttAGTGATAGAATATATTGACTAATAAGAGAAAAACGGCTGACCACTAATCCCTCACTGTCaggatatttatattttaattacttttcttaATTGAATTTccactttttaaattttattttttataaataattatccATTTGACAAATCAATGTAACATTAATTTTGTTTTCCAATCATATTTAATGAATGTGAGAGGATAAGTTAATGAGAGTCCAATGTAAAATTCTCCTAACAGTTTATGTCGTTATAACACATTCCAAATACTAATTTTcacaatcaaatttaaaaagaataaaaattctttaaactttttaaaaagtataaataaaaaattttaggtATGAGTCAcaaataaattgaaaattttactcTAAATGCTAATTTTCTACGCATCAAATTTTTTGCCTTGTTGTCGGAGATCTAACCTCTATTTTTAGATTATGAACCCTTCACACAATTTTTAATcactaaattataattaattttgtatCTATGTCTAATAAGACCCTATCTTTTACTTTTATAATACATTTAATAATTTCCTTAATCTAAttgaacattaaaaaaaaaacacttaagAATAAAAGGAATATCTTGATATAATTTAAAGTGAATAcccaaattatttttaaaaaattttagatacAATATTTTAGTTTTCACCAAATTTGTATTACTGTAAAAGTTTCTAAGAGTTATTTACGTAAGACAGATTAGCCATactattatttgaaaaaaaaaatcatttgtcTCATAAtaataagttttaaaatttaattgtcttaaaataaaatttattaaaacttATTTATCTAATTTCTAAGAGCGTAAGACAGATTAGCCATactattatttgaaaaaaaaaatcatttgtcTCATAAtaataagttttaaaatttaattgtcaatTGTCTAAATTTATTAAAACTTATTTATNNNNNNNNNNNNNNNNNNNNNNNNNNNNNNNNNNNNNNNNNNNNNNNNNNNNNNNNNNNNNNNNNNNNNNNNNNNNNNNNNNNNNNNNNNNNNNNNNNNNNNNNNNNNNNNNNNNNNNNNNNNNNNNNNNNNNNNNNNNNNNNNNNNNNNNNNNNNNNNNNNNNNNNNNNNNNNNNNNNNNNNNNNNNNNNNNNNNNNNNNNNNNNNNNNNNNNNNNNNNNNNNNNNNNNNNNNNNNNNNNNNNNNNNNNNNNNNNNNNNNNNNNNNNNNNNNNNNNNNNNNNNNNNNNNNNNNNNNNNNNNNNNNNNNNNNNNNNNNNNNNNNNNNNNNNNNNNNNNNNNNNNNNNNNNNNNNNNNNNNNNNNNNNNNNNNNNNNNNNNNNNNNNNNNNNNNNNNNNNNNNNNNNNNNNNNNNNNNNNNNNNNNNNNNNNNNNNNNNNNNNNNNNNNNNNNNNNNNNNNNNNNNNNNNNNNNNNNNNNNNNNNNNNNNNNNNNNNNNNNNNNNNNNNNNNNNNNNNNNNNNNNNNNNNNNNNNNNNNNNNNNNNNNNNNNNNNNNNNNNNNNNNNNNNNNNNNNNNNNNNNNNNNNNNNNNNNNNNNNNNNNNNNNNNNNNNNNNNNNNNNNNNNNNNNNNNNNNNNNNNNNNNNNNNNNNNNNNNNNNNNNNNNNNNNNNNNNNNNNNNNNNNNNNNNNNNNNNNNNNNNNNNNNNNNNNNNNNNNNNNNNNNNNNNNNNNNNNNNNNNNNNNNNNNNNNNNNNNNNNNNNNNNNNNNNNNNNNNNNNNNNNNNNNNNNNNNNNNNNNNNNNNNNNNNNNNNNNNNNNNNNNNNNNNNNNNNNNNNNNNNNNNNNNNNNNNNNNNNNNNNNNNNNNNNNNNNNNNNNNNNNNNNNNNNNNNNNNNNNNNNNNNNNNNNNNNNNNNNNNNNNNNNNNNNNNNNNNNNNNNNNNNNNNNNNNNNNNNNNNNNNNNNNNNNNNNNNNNNNNNNNNNNNNNNNNNNNNNNNNNNNNNNNNNNNNNNNNNNNNNNNNNNNNNNNNNNNNNNNNNNNNNNNNNNNNNNNNNNNNNNNNNNNNNNNNNNNNNNNNNNNNNNNNNNNNNNNNNNNNNNNNNNNNNNNNNNNNNNNNNNNNNNNNNNNNNNNNNNNNNNNNNNNNNNNNNNNNNNNNNNNNNNNNNNNNNNNNNNNNNNNNNNNNNNNNNNNNNNNNNNNNNNNNNNNNNNNNNNNNNNNNNNNNNNNNNNNNNNNNNNNNNNNNNNNNNNNNNNNNNNNNNNNNNNNNNNNNNNNNNNNNNNNNNNNNNNNNNNNNNNNNNNNNNNNNNNNNNNNNNNNNNNNNNNNNNNNNNNNNNNNNNNNNNNNNNNNNNNNNNNNNNNNNNNNNNNNNNNNNNNNNNNNNNNNNNNNNNNNNNNNNNNNNNNNNNNNNNNNNNNNNNNNNNNNNNAtccatataaaataattttacagtAATTTTACAGATATatctaataatataatattatattaataaaaataataactttttATATTATCTGAAATAATCAGAAAAAAATAGATGcgattaaattatatataaaatattttacaacaTCGAATTATCAAAATTACTGTCATAGTATATAACGAAACAAATGAGAAATAGCGAGAGAGAGCAGTTTGATGTACAAACAGCTCGCACTATTGCAGGATTCGGAAAATGACCACCGCCAAGAAAAGAAATCCTTTGGTCACATGTAACATCACTGCATACATGGGTAGTGACTAGTGAGCGTTAGCTTATAAATAGATTCCTCTGAAGGGTGGGATGAGCATCCTACCGGCCACAGCCACAAAGAAGCCACAAATTCACAAGGCTTTGTATTCTTTGTATTCCCCCCTTCTTTTTCTACCATGgctttgctttttcttttgcccCTAGTCATTTCCCTGAGTGGTGTTTCAGCCATTGAATTAGCAACTGAGCCAATATCTCCATCTCATGCATTCCAAGAAAACAAACCAATAACCCCAACTCCATCTCAAGCTTTTCCTGCAAGTTCTGAACCTATAACACCATCTCATGATTTGCTTGAAATTGAGGCAATAACCCCGACACAATCTCCTTCCCCTGCAAAAGAGCCTATAACACCATCTCATGATTTTCCGGAAAGCAGGTCAATGACCCCAACCCCATCTCATGCTCCTACAAATGAGCCTATAACTCCTCATATTGTGCTTGCAAGTGAGCCTGTAGTCCCATCTCATGATTTGCATGCAAACAGGGAAATAGCCCCAACCC is a genomic window of Arachis ipaensis cultivar K30076 chromosome B06, Araip1.1, whole genome shotgun sequence containing:
- the LOC107647418 gene encoding uncharacterized protein LOC107647418: MALLFLLPLVISLSGVSAIELATEPISPSHAFQENKPITPTPSQAFPASSEPITPSHDLLEIEAITPTQSPSPAKEPITPSHDFPESRSMTPTPSHAPTNEPITPHIVLASEPVVPSHDLHANREIAPTPSPAFFANEPIAPHAFLANEPSADDESDPPVDSVSHIRSFYSSRKINI